A genomic stretch from candidate division WOR-3 bacterium includes:
- a CDS encoding 50S ribosomal protein L28, producing the protein MAKHCEICGKVAIVGSNISHAHNVTKRRWEPNLQRVRIKEGTATRRIWVCTRCLRSGKVQKA; encoded by the coding sequence TTGGCAAAGCATTGTGAAATATGTGGAAAAGTTGCAATTGTTGGCTCAAACATCAGCCACGCCCATAATGTCACTAAAAGACGCTGGGAGCCGAACCTTCAGCGGGTTCGCATCAAAGAAGGTACCGCAACCCGGCGCATCTGGGTCTGTACCCGGTGTTTGCGCTCCGGCAAGGTGCAAAAGGCTTGA
- a CDS encoding PAS domain S-box protein, whose amino-acid sequence MFARTPIRFITLFWGVVVFIGVGLVMFYGNEKRRVGAIFRTQEYALHNIFNRLLELKGSSLKNFAYDYTYWDEMVSAVRNKNRKFFDENVAEPLGTYQADGAWVYNRKGELVYSAFGEGKDGLAVLSLADNAKRMLSDSERFCHFWAGTPLGLVEVQGATIHPTNDPERKTEPQGVFFVARLWDDSYVNGLAQMVNSTAQIVPPAGDGEKTNQAQGLIVIRHTLLAEDGKPIADLKLRFVSGTIVQFHRGVVQQLVVLIVVALVTVLTVGLGLVFWVTGPLKQITDALSRRTTQGLTQLNKSRSEFGELSRLITRYFAQEQELRQEKERAQMYLDVAGVIIVALDREGKVTLINRQGRQVLGYQEDEVLGKEWFENFLPETVRNETRAMFDMLMRGEVEPAAEYENPVLTRSGEERLIHWHNVVIRDESGKIVGTLSSGEDITERRRAELKLQEKTEELRRSNQELERFAYVASHDLQEPLRMVGSYVGLLARRYKGKLDSDADEFINFAVDGVTRMQRLINDLLTYSRVGTRGKEPVPTDSNEVLKRALLNLKIAIEEKGAEVNSKPLPVVLADERQLEQLFQNLVGNALKFTQEKPRVDIWAERVDGMWRFAVKDNGIGIDPKFSEKVFEIFQRLHTREEYPGTGIGLAVCKKIVERHGGKIWFESEVGKGTTFFFTLPPAEIE is encoded by the coding sequence ATGTTTGCGCGCACGCCGATAAGATTTATCACGCTTTTTTGGGGGGTTGTGGTGTTTATCGGTGTCGGGTTGGTTATGTTCTACGGGAATGAGAAAAGGCGCGTTGGAGCGATTTTCCGCACCCAGGAGTATGCGCTCCACAATATCTTCAACCGGCTGCTGGAGTTAAAAGGGTCTTCACTTAAGAATTTTGCCTACGACTACACCTACTGGGATGAGATGGTTAGTGCAGTACGAAATAAGAACAGGAAGTTTTTTGATGAGAATGTCGCAGAACCATTGGGCACTTACCAGGCGGATGGCGCCTGGGTTTACAACCGAAAAGGGGAACTGGTTTACAGTGCATTTGGGGAAGGCAAAGACGGTTTAGCAGTGTTGTCGCTTGCGGACAATGCAAAAAGGATGCTAAGTGATTCGGAGCGGTTCTGCCACTTCTGGGCGGGAACGCCTCTGGGTCTGGTTGAGGTGCAGGGTGCAACAATCCATCCAACTAATGACCCGGAGCGAAAAACCGAACCCCAGGGCGTCTTTTTTGTTGCCCGGTTATGGGATGACAGTTATGTCAATGGACTGGCACAAATGGTTAATAGCACGGCGCAAATCGTGCCGCCTGCTGGTGATGGAGAGAAAACAAACCAGGCACAGGGGTTGATTGTGATTCGTCACACCCTACTTGCGGAGGATGGTAAACCGATTGCCGATTTGAAATTGAGGTTTGTTAGTGGAACTATCGTTCAGTTCCATCGCGGTGTTGTCCAGCAGTTGGTGGTATTGATTGTGGTGGCACTGGTAACGGTTTTGACGGTTGGATTGGGACTGGTTTTCTGGGTGACAGGACCGCTTAAGCAGATTACGGATGCTTTGAGCCGTCGGACTACGCAGGGGTTGACACAACTTAACAAGAGCCGGTCCGAGTTCGGAGAGTTGAGCCGGCTGATTACCCGCTACTTTGCCCAGGAGCAGGAGTTGCGTCAGGAGAAGGAGCGGGCACAGATGTATCTTGATGTTGCGGGCGTGATTATCGTTGCCCTGGACCGGGAAGGTAAAGTAACCTTAATCAATCGTCAGGGTCGTCAGGTGCTGGGTTATCAAGAGGATGAGGTTTTGGGTAAAGAGTGGTTTGAAAACTTTTTGCCTGAAACGGTGCGGAATGAAACCCGGGCGATGTTTGATATGCTGATGCGCGGTGAGGTTGAACCGGCTGCCGAGTATGAGAATCCGGTTTTAACACGAAGCGGTGAGGAGAGGTTGATTCACTGGCACAATGTGGTAATCAGGGATGAGTCGGGCAAAATTGTTGGTACCTTGAGTTCGGGTGAGGACATCACCGAGCGGCGAAGGGCGGAATTGAAGTTGCAGGAGAAGACCGAGGAGTTGCGCCGGTCCAATCAGGAACTGGAGCGGTTTGCCTATGTGGCATCGCACGATTTGCAGGAGCCGTTGCGGATGGTGGGCAGTTATGTCGGGCTTTTAGCCCGGCGGTATAAAGGAAAACTTGATAGCGATGCCGATGAGTTTATCAATTTTGCGGTTGATGGTGTAACGAGGATGCAGCGGTTGATTAATGACCTGTTGACCTATTCCCGGGTGGGAACAAGGGGTAAGGAACCGGTGCCGACCGATAGTAACGAAGTCCTAAAGCGGGCGCTGCTGAATCTGAAAATTGCGATTGAGGAGAAGGGAGCAGAGGTCAATAGTAAGCCCTTACCCGTGGTCCTTGCCGATGAGCGGCAACTGGAGCAGTTGTTTCAGAACCTGGTGGGAAATGCCCTGAAGTTCACCCAGGAGAAGCCGCGTGTTGACATCTGGGCAGAGCGGGTAGATGGAATGTGGCGGTTTGCGGTCAAGGACAATGGCATCGGCATCGACCCGAAGTTTTCGGAAAAGGTTTTTGAGATTTTCCAGCGTTTGCACACCCGGGAGGAGTATCCGGGAACCGGAATCGGTTTAGCGGTTTGTAAGAAGATAGTTGAGCGGCACGGCGGCAAAATATGGTTTGAGTCGGAAGTGGGTAAGGGGACAACTTTTTTCTTTACCCTGCCGCCCGCCGAAATAGAGTAG
- a CDS encoding exo-alpha-sialidase, whose amino-acid sequence MKHLFFYSGIIVSVLLGTGTATTKIDTIGTTGVDAQNYGPIWQRIVYLPNSGIYTAWVKTGMFASYYSFATNTWSGEVEVFGSQRNASGNLDVPENTASPYYRSTFISSFINRDPRWPIFAVESVPGSTNFIMRQPDSNLMGCSRAPIAFTANNWFHLLCVDPTTQDTLLYSRSSDYGVTWTKPVSICNGLLPANPTYNIAASENSSRIAAVWTNEDSTALWLNISEDGGTTWSGARNIFPPPTTITNPKPGKFGAYAQFDPADRLNIVTQVWNGTNQTPAEIWHWQENRNPQWTLVYRFAPSSVIAPPEPGEPFVIRPSIGFRASDASLFVLWLNYDSLNYEPQTQLARADLFIAQSQNNGINWSRPYRLTGPDEHSRLSPGIAPKVDDSIFIITVVDQIAGVYEQGHGPQTINPVCVLRVPVSDLPGVEEKIPSRLNYQSRTTIYQISGFHLLPRTKLYSATGRQIEKPTRTGIYFLRQNDQTTGKVVLLP is encoded by the coding sequence ATGAAACACCTGTTCTTTTATTCCGGGATAATCGTCTCAGTGTTGCTCGGCACCGGTACCGCAACCACTAAAATTGACACCATCGGCACTACCGGTGTTGACGCCCAGAACTACGGTCCAATCTGGCAACGCATCGTTTATCTGCCCAACAGCGGGATTTACACCGCCTGGGTCAAAACCGGAATGTTTGCCAGTTATTACAGTTTCGCCACCAACACCTGGTCCGGTGAAGTTGAAGTATTCGGCTCCCAGCGCAACGCCAGCGGCAACCTTGATGTACCGGAAAACACCGCCTCCCCATACTACCGCAGCACCTTCATATCCAGTTTTATCAACCGGGACCCGCGCTGGCCCATATTCGCCGTGGAGAGTGTTCCTGGCTCCACCAATTTTATTATGCGCCAACCCGACTCAAACCTGATGGGTTGCTCGCGCGCACCCATCGCCTTTACCGCCAATAACTGGTTCCATCTGCTGTGCGTTGACCCCACAACTCAGGACACCTTGCTCTATTCCCGCTCGAGCGATTACGGTGTTACCTGGACAAAACCGGTATCTATCTGTAACGGGCTCCTGCCTGCTAATCCCACCTACAACATCGCCGCATCAGAAAACTCTTCACGCATCGCCGCGGTCTGGACCAATGAAGACTCTACCGCACTGTGGCTCAACATCTCCGAAGACGGTGGTACCACCTGGTCCGGTGCCCGCAACATCTTTCCGCCCCCAACAACTATTACCAACCCGAAACCGGGCAAGTTCGGTGCCTATGCTCAGTTTGACCCTGCAGACCGGCTGAACATCGTAACTCAGGTGTGGAACGGCACCAACCAAACTCCAGCAGAAATCTGGCACTGGCAGGAGAACAGGAACCCACAATGGACACTTGTTTATCGCTTTGCCCCCTCATCGGTTATTGCGCCTCCGGAACCCGGCGAACCGTTTGTGATAAGACCGAGTATCGGTTTTAGAGCAAGCGACGCATCACTCTTTGTTCTCTGGCTCAATTACGACTCCTTAAACTACGAACCCCAGACCCAGCTCGCCCGCGCTGACCTGTTCATCGCCCAATCCCAGAACAACGGCATCAACTGGAGCCGACCCTATCGTTTGACCGGACCGGACGAACATTCCCGACTTTCCCCCGGCATTGCACCAAAGGTTGACGACTCTATCTTCATCATCACCGTTGTCGACCAGATTGCCGGTGTCTATGAGCAGGGGCACGGACCCCAGACCATTAACCCGGTTTGTGTTCTACGCGTACCTGTATCTGACCTGCCCGGTGTTGAAGAAAAAATACCCAGCCGGTTGAATTACCAATCCCGAACAACCATCTATCAGATTTCAGGATTCCACCTCCTGCCCCGGACAAAACTGTACTCCGCTACCGGCAGGCAAATTGAAAAACCAACCCGTACTGGCATCTACTTCCTGCGTCAGAACGACCAAACCACGGGTAAGGTGGTGCTCCTTCCGTAA
- a CDS encoding VWA domain-containing protein: protein MRFLAPGFLLLLPLAFLPVLIHLLSRLRLRRLSFPSLLLLQTVRRERFSWLRLREIVLLILRTLALLFLLFALTRPYLLRLLPGLKSEDLIIILDDSYSMGYGDRWHHARRAAQQFVRAATRVRLILTSQPDTVFTGIKTLRALLDTITPSHAAPALTPALVRAFTESRTGTPPLVLITDLQRSALPETGLTKPPAPLHIVHLGSPKFVNAGIGRLYLDNHFIRAEIANYSTQPITRTVRLHRNSNVEEQTVNIAPRSTVTVSFTTPGAGPGLDTGFVQITADSLPLDDTRYFAFNIPAKVPVLVVRSPAVPDRYLNLVLAADSTGPFLPTTVDRNELSRLDLRRFPLLIITDAAILQPGDWDRIDFYLTAGGAALIIAGTPLPDPSGLNRFLTVQGFNRPAGFLTVARVDTTHPILNIFHPRDFATTRFFATNRLTGGKNLVFLSSGDPLIVEIPEKNLIVWTFAPAPFATDLVFKAPFAPLFIRTLTYLVTTLRTEYIVGDTVTLPVKSLAPVTLSTPSGNMLISPQPGQPRPKIVFTDTRNPGIYRLDSLAFAVNPDAREGDLTPISNNLLPRTGITIQTQAVPTADLTALLLFLALLAFLMEMVILVSEVLFQKRSPVRR, encoded by the coding sequence ATGCGGTTCCTTGCCCCGGGATTTCTCCTTCTTTTGCCCCTTGCCTTCCTGCCGGTCCTCATCCACCTTTTGAGCCGGCTCCGGCTGCGCCGGCTTTCCTTTCCTTCTTTACTTCTCTTGCAAACCGTGCGCCGCGAGCGCTTCTCCTGGCTCCGGTTGCGGGAAATTGTCCTGCTGATTTTGCGCACCCTCGCCCTCCTCTTCCTCCTTTTTGCCCTTACCCGTCCCTACCTGCTCCGCCTCCTGCCGGGCTTAAAAAGCGAAGACCTCATCATCATCCTTGACGACTCCTACAGTATGGGTTATGGTGACCGCTGGCATCACGCCCGGCGCGCCGCCCAGCAGTTTGTCCGTGCCGCAACCCGTGTCCGGCTCATCCTTACCAGCCAGCCCGACACCGTCTTCACCGGAATAAAAACCCTGCGCGCTCTTCTTGACACCATCACGCCTTCCCACGCCGCCCCGGCTCTGACCCCGGCACTGGTACGCGCCTTTACCGAAAGCCGCACCGGCACCCCACCGCTGGTGCTCATCACCGACCTCCAGCGTTCTGCTCTCCCGGAAACCGGTTTGACCAAACCGCCTGCGCCGCTCCACATCGTCCATCTCGGCAGCCCAAAATTTGTCAACGCCGGTATCGGACGCCTTTACCTTGACAACCACTTTATCAGGGCGGAAATCGCCAACTACAGCACCCAGCCCATCACCCGCACCGTTCGCCTCCACCGCAACAGCAATGTTGAAGAGCAGACGGTTAACATCGCACCCCGCAGCACCGTTACCGTTTCATTTACCACACCCGGTGCCGGTCCCGGACTGGACACCGGCTTTGTCCAGATTACCGCCGACTCACTACCTCTTGACGACACCCGCTACTTCGCCTTCAACATCCCGGCAAAAGTGCCCGTCCTCGTTGTCCGCAGCCCCGCGGTCCCGGACCGCTACCTTAACCTTGTCCTTGCCGCCGACAGCACCGGACCATTTTTACCCACCACCGTTGACCGTAACGAACTGAGCCGGCTCGACCTGCGCCGCTTCCCGCTCCTCATCATCACCGATGCCGCAATTTTGCAACCCGGCGACTGGGACCGGATTGATTTTTACCTTACCGCGGGTGGTGCCGCGCTCATCATCGCCGGTACCCCGCTTCCGGACCCTTCCGGACTCAACCGCTTCCTGACAGTTCAGGGCTTCAACCGACCTGCCGGTTTTTTAACCGTTGCCCGGGTTGACACCACCCATCCCATCCTCAACATCTTCCATCCCCGCGACTTCGCCACCACTCGCTTCTTTGCCACCAACCGCCTTACCGGCGGCAAAAACCTCGTCTTTCTTTCCAGCGGCGACCCGCTCATAGTTGAAATACCGGAAAAAAACCTGATTGTCTGGACCTTTGCCCCGGCACCCTTTGCTACCGATTTGGTGTTTAAGGCACCCTTTGCCCCGCTTTTCATCCGCACGCTGACCTACCTTGTTACCACGTTACGCACTGAATACATCGTCGGCGACACTGTCACCCTGCCGGTAAAGAGCCTCGCTCCGGTAACATTGTCAACACCATCGGGCAACATGCTAATTTCACCTCAACCCGGACAACCGCGTCCTAAAATTGTTTTCACCGACACCCGGAATCCGGGAATTTACCGCCTTGACAGCCTTGCGTTTGCGGTCAACCCTGATGCCCGGGAAGGCGACCTGACCCCGATTTCTAACAACCTCCTGCCTCGCACCGGGATTACGATACAAACTCAGGCGGTTCCCACCGCGGACTTAACCGCACTGCTCTTATTTCTTGCCCTGCTGGCGTTTCTGATGGAAATGGTTATTCTTGTCTCTGAGGTTTTATTTCAGAAAAGAAGCCCGGTACGCAGATAG
- a CDS encoding M20 family metallo-hydrolase gives MWDKEIFDKIVQRIEALEPEMVEMQRRLVALPAISPKSGGEGEKARVEYLKGVLAGWGLEFEEFRAPDPLAPCGYRPSLVVRQEGEGTGPTLWVMTHLDVVPAGPRELWESDPFCARVENGKIYGRGVEDNQQEMVASIFALKALLDLGLKPRLPVGLMLVADEETGSSFGVDWLLKNHRLCHKEDLVVVPDAGNEAGTLLEIAEKSILWMKFTTIGQQAHGSTPHHGNNAHRAGANLLIRLDRVLHERFNARDELFTPPYSTMEPTKKEANVPNVNTIPGEDIFYFDCRILPVYQLEDVLNTVQEVVATVEQEFGVKVKVDIEQAAPAAPPTPADAPVVQRLAKAVRAVYGVEPFVKGIGGGTVAAFFRRQGIPAVVWGKNAGQAHKPNEFCVIANMVGNAKVYAYLYGEEI, from the coding sequence ATGTGGGACAAGGAAATATTTGATAAAATCGTGCAGCGGATTGAGGCGCTGGAGCCGGAGATGGTGGAGATGCAGCGTCGGCTCGTGGCGCTGCCGGCAATCAGCCCGAAATCGGGTGGGGAAGGCGAAAAGGCAAGGGTTGAGTATCTAAAAGGGGTTCTGGCGGGCTGGGGGCTTGAGTTTGAGGAGTTTCGCGCGCCAGACCCGCTGGCACCGTGCGGTTATCGACCCAGCCTTGTGGTGCGGCAGGAAGGGGAAGGCACTGGTCCTACGCTCTGGGTGATGACCCATCTTGATGTTGTGCCAGCCGGACCAAGGGAGTTGTGGGAGTCAGACCCGTTTTGTGCCCGGGTGGAGAACGGCAAAATCTATGGCCGGGGTGTTGAGGACAATCAACAGGAGATGGTGGCAAGTATCTTTGCGCTGAAGGCGCTTTTAGACCTCGGGCTAAAGCCCCGCTTACCGGTTGGTTTGATGCTCGTGGCGGATGAGGAGACCGGTTCGTCTTTCGGGGTTGACTGGCTGCTGAAGAATCACCGGTTGTGCCATAAAGAGGACCTGGTTGTGGTGCCGGATGCGGGCAACGAGGCGGGCACATTGCTTGAGATTGCGGAGAAGTCAATACTCTGGATGAAGTTTACGACCATCGGACAGCAGGCGCACGGTTCCACACCCCACCATGGCAACAACGCGCACCGGGCCGGTGCCAATCTGTTAATCAGACTGGACCGGGTTTTGCACGAGAGGTTCAATGCCCGGGACGAGTTGTTCACGCCGCCCTATTCGACGATGGAGCCGACGAAAAAGGAGGCGAATGTCCCCAATGTCAATACGATTCCAGGGGAGGATATCTTCTACTTTGACTGCCGGATTCTGCCGGTTTATCAACTGGAAGATGTGCTGAATACGGTGCAGGAGGTGGTGGCAACGGTGGAACAGGAGTTCGGGGTGAAGGTCAAGGTTGATATTGAGCAGGCAGCGCCCGCGGCGCCGCCGACGCCAGCGGATGCACCGGTGGTACAAAGACTGGCAAAGGCGGTAAGGGCGGTGTATGGCGTTGAGCCTTTTGTCAAGGGTATTGGCGGTGGTACGGTAGCGGCATTTTTCCGGCGTCAGGGGATACCGGCAGTGGTCTGGGGCAAAAATGCCGGTCAGGCGCACAAGCCGAATGAGTTCTGCGTCATCGCCAATATGGTCGGCAATGCCAAGGTTTATGCTTATCTTTATGGCGAGGAGATTTAG
- a CDS encoding NAD-dependent epimerase/dehydratase family protein produces MRVFVTGIEGFVGAHLARYLQERGDEVYGTHYASVQEELPATLFPCDINDFNAIKRALEESRPDWLIHLAGISSVAEAEKNPIPTYQVNTLGTLKLLIAVHQLMLPCRILLISSADVYGRGDKPHSETDPLQPLTAYARSKYLAEEIARLYYQTWDMDIVILRPFSHTGPGQADRFVFARVASHIAKVEQGKAPPILEMGDLEVRRDYTDVRDIVRAYIFALENCPAGETYNVTSGRPVRLRDGVEILLRLARKNIEIRQGVIEKRPYDIPFLSGNPEKFHRATGWTAQIPLEKTLSDLLEYYRSR; encoded by the coding sequence GTGAGGGTCTTTGTCACCGGGATTGAAGGGTTTGTTGGCGCTCATCTTGCTCGCTATCTTCAAGAGCGGGGTGACGAAGTTTACGGTACCCATTACGCATCGGTTCAAGAAGAACTGCCCGCAACACTCTTCCCCTGTGACATCAACGACTTCAACGCCATAAAAAGGGCGCTGGAAGAAAGCCGACCTGATTGGCTCATCCATCTTGCCGGCATCTCATCGGTTGCCGAAGCAGAAAAAAACCCCATACCCACCTACCAGGTCAACACTCTGGGCACCTTAAAACTGCTCATTGCTGTGCATCAGCTGATGCTGCCCTGCCGGATTCTCTTAATCTCATCGGCTGATGTTTATGGCAGAGGCGACAAACCCCATTCCGAAACCGACCCACTTCAACCCCTTACCGCCTATGCCCGGAGCAAATACCTTGCCGAAGAGATTGCCCGGCTCTATTACCAGACCTGGGATATGGACATCGTTATCCTTCGGCCTTTCAGCCACACCGGTCCGGGTCAGGCAGACCGGTTTGTCTTTGCCCGGGTTGCCAGCCACATCGCTAAGGTTGAGCAGGGCAAAGCCCCACCGATTCTTGAAATGGGCGACCTCGAAGTCCGCCGCGACTACACCGATGTCCGGGACATCGTCCGTGCTTATATATTCGCGCTGGAAAACTGCCCTGCTGGTGAAACCTACAATGTCACATCAGGCAGACCGGTACGGTTGCGGGATGGTGTGGAAATCCTTTTGCGCCTTGCCCGCAAGAATATTGAAATCAGGCAGGGGGTTATTGAGAAAAGGCCCTATGACATCCCGTTCCTTTCGGGCAACCCCGAAAAGTTTCATCGGGCAACCGGCTGGACCGCGCAAATCCCATTGGAAAAAACCCTCTCCGACCTGCTTGAATACTACCGCAGCCGTTGA
- a CDS encoding response regulator translates to MTKGENGTPVEILLVEDNPGDVRLTQEALREAKVRNNLHIVRDGEEALKFLYRKDGFSDAPRPDIILLDLNLPKKNGQEVLAEIKADPSLRRIPVVILTTSKAEEDILKSYDLHANCYVTKPVDFEQFIRVIKSIQEFWLTVVKLPE, encoded by the coding sequence ATGACAAAAGGTGAAAATGGGACACCGGTTGAAATCCTTTTGGTTGAAGACAATCCGGGTGATGTCCGTTTGACCCAGGAGGCATTGCGCGAGGCAAAGGTGCGTAACAATCTGCATATTGTGAGGGATGGCGAGGAGGCGCTGAAGTTCCTTTATCGGAAGGACGGGTTTAGCGACGCGCCACGCCCGGATATAATTCTCCTGGATTTGAACCTGCCCAAGAAAAATGGCCAGGAGGTTCTGGCAGAAATTAAGGCGGACCCGAGTTTACGCCGAATACCGGTGGTGATTCTTACTACTTCCAAGGCGGAGGAGGATATCCTGAAGAGCTATGACCTGCATGCCAACTGCTATGTGACAAAGCCGGTCGATTTTGAGCAGTTCATCCGGGTGATAAAGTCGATTCAGGAGTTCTGGCTAACGGTGGTCAAGTTGCCGGAGTAG
- a CDS encoding GDP-mannose 4,6-dehydratase encodes MNCLITGITGFAGSHLAEYLLSLGSCEVHGTIRWRSRTENIEHLKGKIHLHDCDLRDSGSIYRLIADLKPDRIYHLAAQSYVPMSWIAPQETFVTNVIGQLNILEAVRATGCSCRIHIAGSSEEYGLVLPDETPIKETNPLRPLSPYAVSKVAQDLMGYQYHQSYKMHIIRTRGFNHTGPRRGVVFVTSNFARQIVEIEKGKREPVLYVGNLEAVRDFTDVRDTVRAYYLILEKGVPGEVYNVASGRGYKIRQVLEILQSLSTAKFQVKQDPNRLRPSDVELLIGDPTKLKKATGWEPQYQFEQTLKDLLDYWRERV; translated from the coding sequence TTGAACTGTTTAATTACTGGTATTACCGGCTTTGCCGGCAGCCATCTGGCTGAATATCTTTTAAGTTTAGGTTCCTGCGAGGTCCACGGAACTATCCGCTGGCGCTCGCGTACCGAAAACATTGAACACCTGAAAGGGAAAATCCACCTCCACGACTGTGACCTGCGCGATTCCGGCTCGATTTACCGTTTAATCGCCGATTTGAAACCCGACCGCATCTACCACCTTGCCGCCCAGAGTTATGTTCCGATGTCCTGGATTGCACCCCAGGAGACCTTCGTCACCAATGTCATCGGTCAATTGAACATCTTGGAAGCGGTCCGCGCCACCGGCTGCTCCTGCCGGATTCACATTGCCGGCTCCAGCGAAGAGTACGGTCTGGTTCTGCCCGATGAAACACCAATCAAGGAGACCAATCCTCTGCGCCCCCTTTCCCCTTATGCAGTGAGTAAAGTGGCTCAGGATTTGATGGGCTACCAGTACCATCAGAGTTACAAGATGCACATCATCCGCACCCGGGGCTTTAACCACACTGGACCAAGACGGGGCGTGGTTTTCGTCACATCCAACTTTGCCCGCCAGATTGTTGAAATTGAGAAAGGCAAAAGGGAACCGGTGCTCTATGTTGGTAACCTTGAAGCGGTTCGGGATTTCACCGATGTTCGAGATACGGTTCGCGCCTACTATCTGATTCTCGAAAAAGGGGTTCCGGGTGAAGTTTACAATGTGGCATCAGGCAGGGGCTACAAAATTCGCCAGGTCCTTGAAATCCTGCAGAGCCTTTCCACCGCAAAATTTCAGGTTAAACAGGACCCGAACCGGCTCCGGCCCAGTGATGTGGAACTCTTAATTGGCGACCCTACAAAGTTAAAGAAGGCGACCGGCTGGGAGCCACAGTACCAGTTTGAACAGACCTTAAAAGACCTGCTCGACTACTGGCGGGAGCGGGTGTGA
- a CDS encoding hybrid sensor histidine kinase/response regulator, with the protein MVGERLRILLVEDNPGDARLVKETIAEADGGRFEITHLVRCEEATQRLKEESFDVVLLDLSLPDSKGLETVARVNTVAPQVPIVIMTGLDDEEMAVAVAKMGAQDYLVKGHIDSRGLVRSLRYALERKRQELELAEKNTQLAKLSELKNQFLGMAAHDLRNPLTVIITCAGFLLEEAGASLPDEKKLEFIERIKANAEFMVNLINDLLDFTRIEAGQIELNLEPVELTELVAKNIEENRMLGAQKGIELKLVIEDDGVRVYADPARITQVLNNFLSNAFKFSAPGTKVSVRVGKENGGVRVAVKDQGQGIPADEMKKLFKPFQKTSVRSTAGERSTGLGLAICRQIIEAHKGFIGAESEPGKGSTFYFWLPVLG; encoded by the coding sequence ATGGTTGGTGAAAGGTTACGGATTCTTCTGGTTGAAGACAATCCCGGTGATGCCCGACTCGTGAAAGAGACAATAGCGGAGGCGGATGGCGGCAGGTTTGAAATCACCCATCTGGTACGGTGTGAGGAGGCAACGCAACGGCTGAAGGAAGAGAGTTTTGATGTGGTGCTGCTTGACCTATCGCTACCGGACAGTAAGGGGCTGGAGACGGTAGCGCGCGTCAATACTGTGGCGCCGCAGGTGCCGATTGTGATTATGACCGGGCTGGATGACGAAGAGATGGCGGTGGCAGTGGCAAAGATGGGGGCACAGGACTATCTGGTAAAGGGGCATATTGATAGCCGGGGGCTGGTGCGCAGTTTGCGCTATGCACTGGAGCGGAAACGTCAGGAGCTGGAACTGGCAGAGAAGAACACCCAGCTGGCAAAGTTGAGCGAGTTGAAGAATCAGTTTCTCGGTATGGCGGCGCACGACCTGCGTAATCCACTGACAGTGATAATCACCTGTGCCGGTTTTCTCTTAGAGGAGGCGGGCGCTTCATTACCCGATGAGAAGAAGTTGGAGTTTATCGAGCGGATTAAGGCGAACGCCGAATTTATGGTTAATTTAATCAACGACTTGCTGGACTTCACCCGGATTGAGGCGGGGCAGATTGAGTTGAATCTGGAACCGGTGGAGTTGACAGAACTGGTGGCGAAGAACATTGAGGAGAACCGGATGTTAGGCGCGCAGAAGGGGATTGAACTGAAACTGGTGATTGAAGACGATGGCGTGCGGGTGTATGCGGACCCGGCACGTATTACCCAGGTGCTCAACAACTTTTTGAGTAATGCGTTTAAGTTCTCGGCGCCGGGTACGAAGGTGTCGGTGCGGGTGGGTAAGGAGAATGGCGGGGTGCGGGTGGCGGTAAAAGACCAGGGCCAGGGAATTCCGGCAGATGAGATGAAAAAGTTGTTCAAGCCGTTTCAGAAGACCAGTGTCCGGAGCACCGCGGGTGAGCGTTCTACGGGTCTGGGATTGGCGATTTGCCGGCAGATAATCGAGGCGCACAAGGGGTTTATCGGCGCCGAGTCCGAGCCGGGTAAAGGTTCAACATTCTATTTCTGGCTTCCGGTTCTTGGATAA